CGTATGGGAATTTCTCGGGTAACGTTGATGTTCCGTACAGATGCCGTTTTGGCGCTGATCGCcaaataaatacttccaggtcgtacacaaacgatatatctgtgtcgtcttcatttctccctctttcaccctcaatcaagacagagacccattcgccggttgtttcagtgttgaaataaatactattttgcttgctaccgaggcagataacatacctaattaactagctaacgtcaactagtttcctccctcacgttacttcacagagcggggaatagcagactacgtttctgcgatttagtacaataaatttagctggtatcacgtctataattttaagcctcctgccattgtttacatctgttcaaaatcacgtcatttaaaaaagaaacaaaactgctggctcaggtgtctttgccactgtttgagtgttatacggagagagaccgtgtgtgtgtgtgtgtgtgtgtgtgcgtgagagagagagacacaatCGCGCACTCTCCTgatgtgtatgtgcacacatctttgtacctcaccgctcataacttggactgaaagatgaatgtgtagaaagtgagcatgtctccaaaaaccttgttgagctgcaggtttaatgactgcatttttgattttttacagaaattgttttgatttatgtttttgattattgagctataggtttaggttaagtgactgcatttaaaaaaaatttcatttagaaggattatttttttttacagaaaataatttatttatgttctgattattgttgagctgtaggtttaggctcacttaaaGTGACTgcacgtaatttaattaacaagaattcaattatttatattaattatttagcctgacatgtttaccattcctaaatgttctatatgtttcttaaaaataaaatgtattgtgttcagtggaaaaaacgttgtttttcacccagacatttaaaaataacatattttagagctgtaatcgcaataccgtgatatttttatctaaggttatcataccgtcagaatctcataccggcccatgcctacacatttttttaaactaactaTATCgttaaatataaaacagaaaaagtcATACTTTTTTATGACCTTGTTCAGGAACAGAATGTGCCAAGAGTAACATAACTGTATGAATAAGTATCATTAATGCATATGCATTATGCAATTATATTAAAGGCTTAGTTCAccccttactacgtttctgggcctgggaatATTGCAGTTGTGTTGCTCTCTAtcgagggtcagagagctctcagatttcatcaaaaatatcttaatttgtgttccgaagatgaacgaaggtcttatgggtttggaacgacatgagggtgagtaattaatgacagaattttcatttttaggtgaactaaccctttaagcagtaaatatgcatattattgctgcatttaatcaaaaatacagtaaaaacagtaatattgtgaaatattatagcaatttaacataacttttCCCCCTgtctgaatacattttaaaatgtaatttattcctgtgatcaaagctgaatttttagcatcattactgcagtcttcagtgtcaaatgatccttcataaatcattctaatatgctgatttgctgctcgagaaacatttttGATTGATTATCATCAGTGTTGCTTCATATTTTAGTTAGTGTATGTAAATGAACCCAGATTGCACCTTCTCCTGCAGGGCTTCTCTCATCTCCTGAATGCCGGTTCTCTTGATGAACTCAGGCAGCTCAAACGGAGGTTTCTCTATGCCTCTCTTGCCCTGCAGGTACTTCCTCTTGAAGCACCAGTGACGTGGCACAGGCACCGTGTTCCTGGTGGCCTTCAGGTGAACCAGCAGCTTGGGCTCCTGCGCCGTCACATCGTGCATCTCCACCACATCAGGACGAGCAACAAGCTGACAGACAGAGGACGACAAACATTATGAACCGTGATCATTCAATTTTACCTGACATTAGTTCTGAAAATAGCAATTGTTTGCCACCCTGAAATGACTTGAACATGTTATTTGAATGCTaagtaaaatttttaaatgtaatgatgATATAGACGGCTTCATTGTTACACATTTCATATTAAAGGATTAGATCACCCATAGTTTGCTGATAAAACTTTAGTGTTTGTTTCttaatcagaacagatttggaaagatgtagcattacatcagttgttcaccaatggatgctctgcagtgaatgggtgccgtcagaatgagagtcaaaacagctgataaaaacatcacaatcatccacaccactccagtccatcagttaatgtcttatgaagcaaaacgctgtgtgtttgtaagaaacaaatccatatttaactttaaaggtgcagtatgtaGTATTGACACCtagcggttgaactaggtattgcagtccaaatttaaaataatggagacatttttttttcacccggcccctcctcctcagacttgatgcacacaggttgccagattaacgacaccaacaggaaGGAGCGCACATGCCGATGATTGAAATTAAgtacgctgtgttttccgccaactggcaacccggggtgccaaaatacaattgggtaaactggcagcgggcgggtttcacaaacaataacaaacacagacattcaggGCTGGaatacacattttcaaaggagaataactgactgtagaattgtttttcagatgaacaagtatgttaatttagcacgattcttaaatatctgcaaacatattatggtatttttatgctttagtagagtcaaaatcctacatacagcacctttaaactGTAACTTCTGATCAAAATATCCATAACATAAAtcaataatgcattataatgccctgttttcctctcacatcaaaaacAACCCACACATTTGTTTAGAGCCGTTTTGTCTTGTAAATGTTGTTTGATCTGTGCAGGtgtctctcctgattcacacgAGATGACTTTCACTGGATTAGCATTATgcgttatggattatggactcaatGGAAGCAACagattgaaattaaaaatatcttaatgatggatttgtttcttacaaacatgcagcttctCATTTCACAAGATATTAACTGATGTACTGGAGTGGTGTAGAttacttgtgtattattgtgatgtgtttatcagctgtttggactctcattctgacggcacccattcactacagatcatccattgctgagcaagtgatgtaatgctacatttctccaaacctgttCCCAGGAAGAAAAACTCTATATCTTGAATGACCTGAgcaaatttttattcatttaactatttacagttaaaagatatttttaaaaaggccTTGTTTTTCCTCATCATTTAATCTACATTTTAATCTAAAGGTACTGAACTCAGAGGTGGTTTTAGgagtaattttgatcaaatgaagagaaaataaacagaaatggcACATTTGTTACCTGTTTGAGCTCTGCCACCGTCAGCCTGTTCATCCTCCTCAGTTTCTTTTTGGACAACTTGGGCATGTCCTTTTTGGCTTCCTGTCAAACAGGAAATGGACGGGGGTTAGACCAGAATATCTTCAGGAAACCACAAGATCTGTAAGTGGCCTTCAACTCACATCGTCGCTGTCATCACTGTCTTTCTTCTCCAGCTCGAACCCCTTCTTCTTAAATGAAAGGATTTCTGGCTTTTCAGGCTTCTCTGGCTCCTTTTCCTTCTCCTTTTTCACATCATCTGTCAGCTGTGATAGAAAGCCATTGAGTGCCACATCCATCAAAATATGAGAGTTATTTTCAGTCTTTAAAATATCAGTCTAGGTGAATGAAGCAGGATGGATGTCAAACTGTGATGGATGAGCATGAATTATGCAGCAGATCATAAAGTTCTAAATGAAACACCaaacattctttatactttCTCATATCAAACACAAAGTTTtgcagtttaattaaaaaaaaaaattatttttggagTTTAGGATATTTTGCGCTCTGAAAGTTAAAGTACTCATCTCAAAACATCaagaaatgtagcattttcTGACCTTGAATGCCTCAAAGATCCTCTTGAAGATGATGTAGTTTGGGTCGTAGATCGCAGGCTCCTCCGTCACGTACTCGATCTCCACCTCGGGCTCCTTGTCACGGCTctcctctttctttttctcctcctcctgctcctTTTCCTCCTGCTGCCTCTTctttttattcttcttcttcctgTTCCTGCGCTTGCGGTTTTTCTGTAAGTAACCGAGGAGAGATTCAGTAAGAGTTTGCAGAACAGCAAGTTAGATTAATGAGAGCCCTGCAAATGCTGCTAAACACCGTGAGGATACCTACATCTTTTTTAGAAAGACCACTTTCATCGTCCTCATCCGAGAATCCACGGGAGGAATTATTCATATCCATATCGCCGGTCTCATCGTCATCATCTTCCTCTGTGGATAAAACCAGCAACAGAAATGATTATTTCTACATTGTTTGAATGCAAGCACTCTTTCTCTATCAAAAGACAATTCATGTTTTGATACAACAAATAAACTTTTCTATAATTTGATATATTCTATAGTGCAAGAGATAAGGCAGACATATGCattagtcattaaaaaaatttgcACAAgctaaactgtaaaaaaacaagctTAATTATAACCAGCACAAATTTCACTATGATTTCATTAATTCTCACACCCTCAGCTCACAAACTGGAGTCTCAAAAGTAAACTCAGTGTTTCTCCCACTGATAATTAGACTTGATGTGCTCAAGTGCTCTCATCTCATAAATATGATCATTATCGACATTAAGGGGGCGTTTAAGCATGAAATAAACCCTGTGAATTGGCAGTCATAGTGTTGCTCATAGTGACCTGTAGGGGCGATGCTGAGCTGCTCCTGCCTCATTTCCTTCAGCTGCAGGATCTTCTCCAGAGCCTGAGGAATCTTCGGCCCGATGCCAACATCCTCACCCTGCCACGACTGAACGCCAATCAAACAAGTCAAGATTAGCACAGAGACTGAGTTCATATGTCAAACCGATCATGCATTCAGGCGTTCAGGGTCTCGCACCTCTCTGGTGTCTTCTCCCGGAGGGGGCGGGACTTTCTGTCGTTGATTGGCAGATTGGAGCACCACAGAAACACCTGGAGGGGCGGGGCCACTCGGAGTCCCAACTACAGCAGGACAGAAATCATGTTCAAAGTAAAAACACCCTTATCAGTAACAGATTTGCAGGCTGCACTCATCTCAATCTAGTCTGGTTGGCGAAAGGCAAGACAGATAAGGTGAATttagtaaaaaataatgtatgaaaaataattaacagATATCCACCATACTCCCCATGTTGATAGAATAcattgcaaacttttttttagcgttacaagttttctgaaatgttatggtTAAATATACAATTGAGGCATTCTGTAAGTAAATATGCACTCAgttgcatacatttccagaaaataaatctgatctctgaatcattcattttgagaaaacagcctttaaaaaCAAGTGCTATGAATAAAATCTACAGGCACAGTGtactaaaatataaactaaaatggGTATATTGAacgttttctttccactagccTGAAACATGTTATGAAAAGCCAAATGTGTCCAAAAATCTCAAAACTAATaagtgcatgaaaaaaaatgtgtttgcctgtagtgtcttgCTTATTATAtattcttagtaaaataaaaacaaagggcatCCAATCAGCACAATATCGTATTAGGTTAACATAAAATCGGTGTCAATGCATAAATTCAGAGCtgttaaagaaaacaaacatccTGGTGAATCGGTGTTTCACCATATTTCTGCAGCATGAAGGCTGAGGGGCGCTGACCTCTGAGAGGTGGGATGGGGGGCAGGAGGTTGGGTCGTGGTCCCAGTTCAGGTCCTCTGGTGCCTGGTGGCGCCCCCTGCTGAATTTTAGCCAGTTCCTGCTGCCTCTCATGTTCCAGAAGCACAGCAGCCTGAGAGAAAGACAAACATTCACTGCAAGACCATCAAACCTTGTTTCAGAATAATTCAAGTCAATTCACACCAAGAAAAAACTATAAGTGACACACAGGATTTTAACAGCaatactgcaaaatattataattcagAACAACTATTTTCTTGTgtgaatacatttcaaaatgtaatttattcctgtgatgtaaaactgaatttttagcatcattactccagtcttcagtgtcacatgatccttcagaaatcattctaatatgctgatttgaaacattttggaAAATTTCCAGTAAATTTCCAGAAACTTTCCAAAAATTCCTGGAAGATTAAAAAAGAATcctgattaaaaatgtatcacaatttTCTAGGGTTGCAAAAAGGTGGAAAGTTTCCAGTAAACATTCCAGAAATTTTGGAAACTTTCCACCTTTTTGCAATCCTAGAAAATTGTGCCATTTTtaatcaggattctttgatgaatagaaagttcaaacacattgtaatatttataatgttacattattataattgtcttaactgtcactttcatttttgatcaatttaatgtgaccttgctgaataaaactactAAATTCTTAAAATAAGCCTACTGACACCAAaaatttgaacagtagtgcattAATAATTCACAATCATACAACTGAAATTGCTTGTGCGATATGACACAAATCCTTCTGAATTTAGCAGCATGGTTGAAAACTGCAATAAGAATAAGTATTTTCTCACCCGTTTCTGCTGCTCTAGGAGTTCCTGCTCCTTCATCTGCTCATCCATCACACGCGAATCaccctaaacacacacatacagctgtAAACAACAGCCTGTGACCCAAGTCAAACCTTCatttcaataaactcctaattgtGGTTCACCATTTAACCTGTTTAGCATTGCTTTTTAgttctaaacttaaaaaaaaaaagctaaacgtgtgtgtttgtgttgattgATGATGAAAAAGATGAAATCGTGCAAATCTTTGATCGGTCATGCTcagaatgcattgcaaaaaTGAATAGGACTCTTTGATAGTAGTTACTGAGCAACAGAAGTGGAACTTGACAGTAAAGTCATGCATCACAGTGAAATGTAAGGTTTTACACACAGAGTTGTGTGTCTCTCACCTGCGCCGCTCTGTCGTCGTGCTGCATCATGCCGGGCGGCTCCATGCCCATGTGGATGGGTGGAGGGCCGCCCATCATGTTCATGGCCTGCATCATGTTCATGCCTGGCGGCAGCGGCATAGAGGGCATCGGGGGCATGGGCGGCAGACCTGGCATCTGAGACACACAACACACTCTCAAATACAGAGATACTTGCCTTTGCAAACACAACTAATTGAAACACAAAGACAGAGAGggaataaacaaaacataacagTACCGTAGTGGTCATGACCTTGTCATCTCCTCCTTGCATGTTTGGCTTAGTTAAGATCATCCCAGACTGcagatgaaataaatgttatgctcAGACAAAGAAATCCATCTTATGAGCAGATTTGCAATTAAAAAGCCTGCATAACTTACCTGTGCAAAAGATTTCAGTCTGTCTATGAGCTCCTCTCTGGGTCCtgaagaacagaaaacacaaagagatgtgtgaccctggagcacaaagcCAGTCATAAGTTGCACgggtatgtttgtagtaatagccaacaatacattgtatgggtcaaaatgatcgatttttcttttatgcttaatcatcattaagatattaaataaagatcatgttccatgaagatatttagtaaacttcctaccgtaaatatcaaaacttaatttttgattagtaatatgcattgctaagaacttcatttggacaactttaaaggcgattttctcaacattttgattttttttgcaccctcagattctagattttcaaatagttgtatcccagccaaatattgtcctaacaaactATAACGTTAcattacttatttattcagctttcagatgatgtataaatctcaattttgtttttctcagttttgtggttgagggtcacatattgtaaaCGACACCggactgaattaaacatgaaacgAGTATGTGCGAGTAAACGTGCTGCATTtaaatgagttttcagttgtatAACATACAAACATTCACACTGCGCTCACGAGCGCTTAGCTTATGTCATTCACAGTCGCACGTGTTTTAATCACCTGAATAAATGTTAATACAGCTTCCCATAAGACATATTTACATGTGCAACACACTTAAGCGCGGAGTTTAGTGCAGTAAAGGCCTGAGCAGCAGACAGGGACATAACAGGCTAACCGGCTAACGCTAGCTAGTGAGAGAAAAACTGAGCCAAACTCCGCCACAGAGCTCGTATTCAAACGCTTTCATCTCACCCATGTTAGGTGCTCCAAACTCGGCCAGTTTGGCCTGCAGCTCGCCGTGACTCCATGAGTTAATATCTGTATTTGAATCAGCGCCCGGCGGCCCGTCGCTAGCCATGTTGAAGCTCTACGGAACAAACGCGTTCAGGCGCAAAGGATCACGGGAACGCCACGCACTTCCTTGTTGTTCATTACGTCTCACAGTGTGCACGAGCTAGGACGCGATCTTAGTACACTACAcacaaaaaagttttatattacACGTCAACATTTTTTTGTGCTTAATACTTAAAAATGCGACGCTAAATTGACTGTAAGTGTCTGCAACTTTTTAAATTCACGGTCGAATGAAACATCATTGAAATAACTAACCGTTTTTGTTCCCATAAAGTTCTGAGAAGGTTAGTTTTgggttataaaaatgaaaaataaaaaatatcattggggtcatgaagaaaaaaaaaaatcctgcaaCGTTCTGGGAAGGTTCTACACTAAATGTTTCCCACACCCAAAAATAACCAATCGGTAAATATATGGAAACGTTAAGGGAACGTTCTGCGTTTGCtccattatttgttttattttattttatttctagattttccattttcatttttattttatttaaagttttagtaattttgttgtgtgattttatcatttgtattagtttttcatatatatgtttttatattatatatatatatatatatatatatatatatatatatatatatataattttattattaggcTATCAGTTTTAGCTTTAATTTGGTACATCAAGGTAAACtgaattaaacagaaaaaaaaagtttccttgGTAACGttaactagctgaaataattattttatatatctatttttttttttttacatatatcttaatctttaagttaagttaaagtTTAACCATGAAACGTGCACTTGTATTATGATATTCACGAGAAATATTTAGCTTCTCGCCTGGGCAAATGGTTTTATTATGGGATGCGTTTGTCATGTTATGCCTCAAGGTGGCGGTCTTTCTAACAACAGCTCCTTAGATCATAGAGTAAActgtgtgaaaaaaaatcttatagttatcttatagtttatttattggttatacattttacattgttaaaactaatattatattacattaaaatataatattatatttatattatgttttcttgttttatgaTATCCTGTTTGCTTAGGGTTTTCGTTGTGTTGCGTCGCGTCGAACGCGTAACCGCGCTCTCTGATTGGTCCACTGGATGCTACATCACGCTTCCAACCCCAATTCCGAGACGCGTCGCGTTTGTCACGCATTGCGCTGACGCGCCCCGGATCCGCTGGGCGTTTGTGCCGCTGGCGGGGTGAAATCCGCAGCAAGACGTTAAACTACACGAACTCCAGATGTTCGGAGGATCGAACAATAGTCAGAACCTCTGGATTATATAATCTTTGCTCACACTCGGAAGTGCACTGCAAATCAAGACACGAGGTAAGTCTGAACGCTTTGGACTTTTCTGCATCCGTGCGAACGACACtttgtttaacttttctacTTTCACTCCTGTGTTGTTGACCACAAATACTTTTCACGTAAAGGTTGTGTTATAGAATAACTGTTCATCAGGCAAATGTCTTAACATCTTTTAGAGTTTAAAACATCAAAAGGTGTGTGAACTTCCTTGTTTTGCAGGTTCTTTAAACTGGCCATTATTAGCTCTCATATtttttgcatgcatgcattGCTGTTATAATCGGGTAAATCACCCAGATGTGTGTGAATGCATGCAACTGAATCAGTTTCTAAGAGCTGATATTCTGTTTACATCTAGATTGAATTCACATTGACTTCTCCATAGCATCTGAATAGTCTGAGGctgaatgcatgcatgcatggcTATTAAAAGCcctttaaacacacacatgaacGAATGATCAGCTCAGCTGTTGTGGTCAGGGTGGGTTTACTGAATGACACAGGAAGTGATGAAAGCAAGGGCCGTTTCACCATATAACCCGATTATTTTCTATCTAAAATCCACACCCAGGCCGCTTTGGTAGCACCAAGGAAAAACTGGTAGTGTTACTTCAACTTAACGTTTTAGATGCCACAGACTCCCAAATATGATCATCTTTGCGAGAGGAACCACCATCCTACAATTTAAaaagcatcttttttttttttttttttttataccaaatttttactgtgaaaaatgtatgttttaaatatgtttaagatATTATTTggaaagtaattagttacataaTTATAACACTGTATttgtaagtttatttttaattatttactcatttattacttaaattaaaataaatataaaaaaaatcaatttaaatatttatttaatatgaatttttttatttatttatttaaaaaaaaaaagaatttacctactttttttattatttatttttatattttgtttccaCTGACCCCCCCCTAGTGGCccccagtttgaaaacccctggaCCCTTCGGTTTCCTTTTGGCTGTTGTATTATATGCTGCTTTGTATTTAAATCACATCACACATAGGATGTAACCTGAGACTGTGCTGC
The sequence above is a segment of the Onychostoma macrolepis isolate SWU-2019 chromosome 07, ASM1243209v1, whole genome shotgun sequence genome. Coding sequences within it:
- the sf3b2 gene encoding splicing factor 3B subunit 2 isoform X2, with amino-acid sequence MASDGPPGADSNTDINSWSHGELQAKLAEFGAPNMGPREELIDRLKSFAQSGMILTKPNMQGGDDKVMTTTMPGLPPMPPMPSMPLPPGMNMMQAMNMMGGPPPIHMGMEPPGMMQHDDRAAQGDSRVMDEQMKEQELLEQQKRAAVLLEHERQQELAKIQQGAPPGTRGPELGPRPNLLPPIPPLRVGTPSGPAPPGVSVVLQSANQRQKVPPPPGEDTRESWQGEDVGIGPKIPQALEKILQLKEMRQEQLSIAPTEEDDDDETGDMDMNNSSRGFSDEDDESGLSKKDKNRKRRNRKKKNKKKRQQEEKEQEEEKKKEESRDKEPEVEIEYVTEEPAIYDPNYIIFKRIFEAFKLTDDVKKEKEKEPEKPEKPEILSFKKKGFELEKKDSDDSDDEAKKDMPKLSKKKLRRMNRLTVAELKQLVARPDVVEMHDVTAQEPKLLVHLKATRNTVPVPRHWCFKRKYLQGKRGIEKPPFELPEFIKRTGIQEMREALQEKEDAKTMKTKMREKVRPKMGKIDIDYQKLHDAFFKWQIKPKLTIHGDLYYEGKEFETRLKEKKPGDLSGELRIALGMPTGPNSHKVPPPWLIAMQRYGPPPSYPNLKIPGLNAPIPEGCSFGYHAGGWGKPPVDETGRPLYGDVFGTNAIDFHAKAEEEEVDRATWGELEASDEESSEEEEEEESEEEKPDETGFFTPADSGLITPGGFSSVPAGMETPELIELRKKKIEEAMDGNETPQLFTVLPERRTGPVGAAMMASTHIYDMTATVTSRKVGGVSGLGGDSQGVEVALAPEELELDPMAMTQKYEEHVREQQVEKEDFSDMVAEHAAKQKQKKRKAQPQDTRSGAKKYKEFKF
- the sf3b2 gene encoding splicing factor 3B subunit 2 isoform X1, which encodes MASDGPPGADSNTDINSWSHGELQAKLAEFGAPNMGPREELIDRLKSFAQSGMILTKPNMQGGDDKVMTTTMPGLPPMPPMPSMPLPPGMNMMQAMNMMGGPPPIHMGMEPPGMMQHDDRAAQGDSRVMDEQMKEQELLEQQKRAAVLLEHERQQELAKIQQGAPPGTRGPELGPRPNLLPPIPPLRGQRPSAFMLQKYVGTPSGPAPPGVSVVLQSANQRQKVPPPPGEDTRESWQGEDVGIGPKIPQALEKILQLKEMRQEQLSIAPTEEDDDDETGDMDMNNSSRGFSDEDDESGLSKKDKNRKRRNRKKKNKKKRQQEEKEQEEEKKKEESRDKEPEVEIEYVTEEPAIYDPNYIIFKRIFEAFKLTDDVKKEKEKEPEKPEKPEILSFKKKGFELEKKDSDDSDDEAKKDMPKLSKKKLRRMNRLTVAELKQLVARPDVVEMHDVTAQEPKLLVHLKATRNTVPVPRHWCFKRKYLQGKRGIEKPPFELPEFIKRTGIQEMREALQEKEDAKTMKTKMREKVRPKMGKIDIDYQKLHDAFFKWQIKPKLTIHGDLYYEGKEFETRLKEKKPGDLSGELRIALGMPTGPNSHKVPPPWLIAMQRYGPPPSYPNLKIPGLNAPIPEGCSFGYHAGGWGKPPVDETGRPLYGDVFGTNAIDFHAKAEEEEVDRATWGELEASDEESSEEEEEEESEEEKPDETGFFTPADSGLITPGGFSSVPAGMETPELIELRKKKIEEAMDGNETPQLFTVLPERRTGPVGAAMMASTHIYDMTATVTSRKVGGVSGLGGDSQGVEVALAPEELELDPMAMTQKYEEHVREQQVEKEDFSDMVAEHAAKQKQKKRKAQPQDTRSGAKKYKEFKF